A DNA window from Piliocolobus tephrosceles isolate RC106 chromosome 9, ASM277652v3, whole genome shotgun sequence contains the following coding sequences:
- the MMS19 gene encoding MMS19 nucleotide excision repair protein homolog isoform X4 has protein sequence MKLVWPSAKLLQAAAGASARACDYITSNVLPLLLEQFHKHSQSSQRRTILEMLLGFLKLQQKWSYEDKDQRPLNGFKDQLCSLVFMALTDPSTQLQLVGIRTLTVLGAQPDLLSSEDLELAVGHLYRLSFLEEDSQSCRVAALEASGTLAALYPVAFSSHLVPKLAEELRVGESNLTKGDEPTQCSRHLCCLQALSAVSTHPSIVKETLPLLLQHLWQVNRGNMVAQSSDVIAVCQSLKQMAEKCQQDPESCWYFHQTAIPCLLALAVQASMPEKEPSVLKKVLLEDEVLAAMVSVIGTATTHLSPELAAQSVTHIVPLFLDGNVSFLPENSFPSRFQPFQDDASGQRRLIALLMAFVCSLPRNVEIPQLNQLMRELLELSCCHSCPFSSTAAAKCFAGLLNKHPAGQQLDEFLQLAVDKVEAGLGSGPCRSQAFTLLLWVTKALVLRYHPLSSCLTARLMDLLNDPELGPAAADGFSLLMSDCTDVLTRAGHAEVRIMFRQRFFTDNVPALVQGFHAAPQDVKPNYLKGLSHVLNRLPKPVLLPELPTLLSLLLEALSCPDCVVQLSTLSCLQPLLLEAPQVMSLHVDTLVTKFLNLSSSPSMAVRIAALQCMHALTRLPTPVLLPYKPQVIRALAKPLDDKKRLVRKEAVSARGEWFLLGSPGS, from the exons ATGAAACTGGTGTGGCCTAGTGCCAAGCTGTTGCAGGCAGCTGCAGGTGCATCTGCCCGGGCCTGTGACTATATCACCAGCAATGTACTGCCTTTACTGCTGGAACAGTTCCACAAGCACAGTCAG AGCAGCCAGCGGCGGACAATCCTTGAAATGCTCCTGGGTTTCTTGAAGCTGCAGCAGAAATGGAGCTATGAAGACAAAG ATCAAAGGCCTCTGAATGGCTTCAAGGACCAGCTGTGCTCACTGGTATTCATGGCCCTAACAGACCCCAGCACCCAGCTTCAGCTTGTTGGCATCCGTACACTCACAGTCTTGGGTGCCCAGCCAG ATCTCCTATCTTCTGAGGACTTGGAGCTGGCAGTGGGTCACCTGTACAGActgagcttcctggaggaggattCCCAGAGTTG CAGGGTGGCAGCACTGGAAGCATCAGGAACCCTGGCTGCTCTCTACCCTGTGGCCTTCAGCAGCCACCTCGTACCCAAGCTTGCTGAGGAGCTGCGTGTAG GGGAGTCAAATTTGACTAAAGGAGATGAGCCCACCCAATGCTCCCGGCATCTGTGCTGTCTGCAAGCCTTGTCAGCTGTATCAACACATCCCAGCATCGTCAAGGAGACACTGCCTCTGCTGCTGCAGCATCTCTGGCAGGTGAACAGAG GGAATATGGTTGCACAATCCAGTGACGTTATTGCTGTCTGTCAGAGCCTCAAACAGATGGCAGAAAAATGTCAGCAGGACCCTGAGAGCTGCTGGTATTTCCACCAGACAGCTATACCTTGCCTGCTTGCCTTGGCTGTGCAGGCCTCTATGCCAG AGAAGGAGCCCTCAGTTCTGAAAAAAGTACTGTTGGAGGATGAGGTGTTGGCTGCCATGGTGTCTGTCATTGGCACTGCTACCACCCACCTGAGCCCTGA GTTAGCTGCACAGAGTGTCACACACATTGTGCCCCTCTTCTTGGATGGCAACGTCTCCTTTCTGCCTGAAAACAGCTTCCCGAGCCGATTCCAGCCATTCCAG GATGACGCCTCGGGGCAGAGGCGGCTGATTGCACTGCTTATGGCCTTTGTCTGCTCCCTGCCTCGAAAT GTGGAAATCCCTCAGCTGAACCAACTCATGCGGGAGCTTTTGGAACTGAGCTGCTGCCACAGCTGCCCCTTTTCTTCTACCGCTGCTGCCAAGTGCTTTGCAGGACTCCTCAACAAGCACCCTGCAG GACAACAGCTGGATGAATTCCTACAGCTGGCTGTGGACAAAGTGGAGGCTGGCCTGGGCTCTGGGCCCTGTCGTAGTCAGGCCTTCACTCTTCTTCTCTGG GTAACAAAGGCCCTCGTGCTCAGATACCATCCTCTCAGCTCATGCCTTACAGCCCGG CTCATGGACCTCCTGAATGACCCAGAATTAGGTCCAGCAGCAGCTGATGGCTTCTCTCTGCTCATGTCTGACTGCACTGATGTGTTGACTCGTGCTGGCCATGCTGAAGTGCGGATCATGTTCCGCCAGCGGTTCTTCACCGATAATGTGCCTGCTTTGGTCCAGGGCTTCCATGCTGCTCCCCAAG ATGTGAAGCCAAACTACTTGAAGGGTCTTTCTCATGTACTTAACAGGCTGCCTAAGCCTGTGCTCTTGCCAGAGCTGCCCACG CTTCTTTCCTTGCTGCTGGAGGCCCTGTCCTGCCCTGACTGTGTGGTACAGCTCTCCACCCTCAGCTGCCTTCAGCCTCTTCTACTGGAAGCACCCCAAGTCATGAGTCTTCATGTGGACACCCTCGTCACCAAGTTTCTGAACCTCAGCTCTAGCCCTTCCATG GCTGTCCGGATTGCCGCACTGCAATGCATGCATGCTCTCACTCGCCTGCCCACCCCTGTG CTGCTGCCGTACAAACCACAGGTGATCCGGGCCTTAGCCAAACCCCTGGATGACAAGAAGAGACTGGTGCGCAAGGAAGCAGTGTCAGCCAGGGGGGAATG GTTTCTGCTGGGGAGTCCTGGCAGCTGA
- the MMS19 gene encoding MMS19 nucleotide excision repair protein homolog isoform X3: MRTREEELKSLGADFTFGFIQVMDGEKDPRNLLVAFRIVHDLISRDYSLGPFVEELFEVTSCYFPIDFTPPPNDPHGIQREDLILSLRAVLASTPRFAEFLLPLLIEKVDSEVLSAKLDSLQTLNACCAVYGQKELKDFLPSLWASIRREVFQTASERVEAEGLAALHSLTACLSRSVLRADAEDLLDSFLSNILQDCRHHLCEPDMKLVWPSAKLLQAAAGASARACDYITSNVLPLLLEQFHKHSQSSQRRTILEMLLGFLKLQQKWSYEDKDQRPLNGFKDQLCSLVFMALTDPSTQLQLVGIRTLTVLGAQPDLLSSEDLELAVGHLYRLSFLEEDSQSCRVAALEASGTLAALYPVAFSSHLVPKLAEELRVGESNLTKGDEPTQCSRHLCCLQALSAVSTHPSIVKETLPLLLQHLWQVNRGNMVAQSSDVIAVCQSLKQMAEKCQQDPESCWYFHQTAIPCLLALAVQASMPEKEPSVLKKVLLEDEVLAAMVSVIGTATTHLSPELAAQSVTHIVPLFLDGNVSFLPENSFPSRFQPFQDDASGQRRLIALLMAFVCSLPRNVEIPQLNQLMRELLELSCCHSCPFSSTAAAKCFAGLLNKHPAGQQLDEFLQLAVDKVEAGLGSGPCRSQAFTLLLWVTKALVLRYHPLSSCLTARLMDLLNDPELGPAAADGFSLLMSDCTDVLTRAGHAEVRIMFRQRFFTDNVPALVQGFHAAPQDVKPNYLKGLSHVLNRLPKPVLLPELPTLLSLLLEALSCPDCVVQLSTLSCLQPLLLEAPQVMSLHVDTLVTKFLNLSSSPSMAVRIAALQCMHALTRLPTPVLLPYKPQVIRALAKPLDDKKRLVRKEAVSARGEWFLLGSPGS, translated from the exons CCACCTAATGACCCCCATGGTATCCAGAGAGAAGACCTCATCCTGAGTCTTCGCGCTGTGCTGGCTTCTACACCACGATTCGCTGAG TTTCTGCTGCCCCTGTTGATTGAGAAAGTGGATTCTGAGGTTCTGAGTGCCAAGTTGGATTCTCTACAGACTCTG AATGCTTGCTGTGCTGTGTATGGACAGAAGGAGCTGAAGGACTTCCTCCCCAGCCTTTGGGCTTCTATCCGCAGAGAG GTGTTCCAGACGGCAAGTGAGCGCGTGGAGGCAGAGGGCCTGGCGGCCCTCCACTCCCTGACTGCGTGTTTGTCTCGTTCTGTGCTGAGGGCTGATGCTGAGGACCTCCTTGACTCCTTCCTTAGCAACATTCTACAGG ACTGCAGGCACCACCTGTGTGAACCAGACATGAAACTGGTGTGGCCTAGTGCCAAGCTGTTGCAGGCAGCTGCAGGTGCATCTGCCCGGGCCTGTGACTATATCACCAGCAATGTACTGCCTTTACTGCTGGAACAGTTCCACAAGCACAGTCAG AGCAGCCAGCGGCGGACAATCCTTGAAATGCTCCTGGGTTTCTTGAAGCTGCAGCAGAAATGGAGCTATGAAGACAAAG ATCAAAGGCCTCTGAATGGCTTCAAGGACCAGCTGTGCTCACTGGTATTCATGGCCCTAACAGACCCCAGCACCCAGCTTCAGCTTGTTGGCATCCGTACACTCACAGTCTTGGGTGCCCAGCCAG ATCTCCTATCTTCTGAGGACTTGGAGCTGGCAGTGGGTCACCTGTACAGActgagcttcctggaggaggattCCCAGAGTTG CAGGGTGGCAGCACTGGAAGCATCAGGAACCCTGGCTGCTCTCTACCCTGTGGCCTTCAGCAGCCACCTCGTACCCAAGCTTGCTGAGGAGCTGCGTGTAG GGGAGTCAAATTTGACTAAAGGAGATGAGCCCACCCAATGCTCCCGGCATCTGTGCTGTCTGCAAGCCTTGTCAGCTGTATCAACACATCCCAGCATCGTCAAGGAGACACTGCCTCTGCTGCTGCAGCATCTCTGGCAGGTGAACAGAG GGAATATGGTTGCACAATCCAGTGACGTTATTGCTGTCTGTCAGAGCCTCAAACAGATGGCAGAAAAATGTCAGCAGGACCCTGAGAGCTGCTGGTATTTCCACCAGACAGCTATACCTTGCCTGCTTGCCTTGGCTGTGCAGGCCTCTATGCCAG AGAAGGAGCCCTCAGTTCTGAAAAAAGTACTGTTGGAGGATGAGGTGTTGGCTGCCATGGTGTCTGTCATTGGCACTGCTACCACCCACCTGAGCCCTGA GTTAGCTGCACAGAGTGTCACACACATTGTGCCCCTCTTCTTGGATGGCAACGTCTCCTTTCTGCCTGAAAACAGCTTCCCGAGCCGATTCCAGCCATTCCAG GATGACGCCTCGGGGCAGAGGCGGCTGATTGCACTGCTTATGGCCTTTGTCTGCTCCCTGCCTCGAAAT GTGGAAATCCCTCAGCTGAACCAACTCATGCGGGAGCTTTTGGAACTGAGCTGCTGCCACAGCTGCCCCTTTTCTTCTACCGCTGCTGCCAAGTGCTTTGCAGGACTCCTCAACAAGCACCCTGCAG GACAACAGCTGGATGAATTCCTACAGCTGGCTGTGGACAAAGTGGAGGCTGGCCTGGGCTCTGGGCCCTGTCGTAGTCAGGCCTTCACTCTTCTTCTCTGG GTAACAAAGGCCCTCGTGCTCAGATACCATCCTCTCAGCTCATGCCTTACAGCCCGG CTCATGGACCTCCTGAATGACCCAGAATTAGGTCCAGCAGCAGCTGATGGCTTCTCTCTGCTCATGTCTGACTGCACTGATGTGTTGACTCGTGCTGGCCATGCTGAAGTGCGGATCATGTTCCGCCAGCGGTTCTTCACCGATAATGTGCCTGCTTTGGTCCAGGGCTTCCATGCTGCTCCCCAAG ATGTGAAGCCAAACTACTTGAAGGGTCTTTCTCATGTACTTAACAGGCTGCCTAAGCCTGTGCTCTTGCCAGAGCTGCCCACG CTTCTTTCCTTGCTGCTGGAGGCCCTGTCCTGCCCTGACTGTGTGGTACAGCTCTCCACCCTCAGCTGCCTTCAGCCTCTTCTACTGGAAGCACCCCAAGTCATGAGTCTTCATGTGGACACCCTCGTCACCAAGTTTCTGAACCTCAGCTCTAGCCCTTCCATG GCTGTCCGGATTGCCGCACTGCAATGCATGCATGCTCTCACTCGCCTGCCCACCCCTGTG CTGCTGCCGTACAAACCACAGGTGATCCGGGCCTTAGCCAAACCCCTGGATGACAAGAAGAGACTGGTGCGCAAGGAAGCAGTGTCAGCCAGGGGGGAATG GTTTCTGCTGGGGAGTCCTGGCAGCTGA